One Natator depressus isolate rNatDep1 chromosome 5, rNatDep2.hap1, whole genome shotgun sequence DNA segment encodes these proteins:
- the LOC141987791 gene encoding fructose-bisphosphate aldolase B, with protein sequence MTHQFPALTPEQKKALSDIAQRIVAPGKGILAADESVGTMGSRLQRIKVENTEENRRAFREILFSSDASINQSIGGVIFFHETLYQKDSSGKPFPDVIKDKGIVVGIKLDKGTAPLAGTNGETTIQGLDGLAERCAQYKKDGADFGKWRAVLKITETTPSTLAIQENANTLARYASICQQHGLVPIVEPEVLPDGEHDLQRCQYVTEKVLATVYKALNDHHVYLEGTLLKPNMVTAGHSCPKKYTPQEVAMATVTALDRTVPAAVPGICFLSGGQSEEEASLNLSAINQCSLPKPWKLTFSYGRALQASALAAWAGKPENKKATQEAFCKRAQINGLASKGQYIVSGKSDGAAKQSLFTASYTY encoded by the exons ATGACCCACCAGTTTCCAGCGCTGACTCCAGAGCAGAAGAAGGCTCTGTCTGACATAGCACAGCGCATTGTGGCTCCAGGAAAGGGGATCCTGGCTGCGGATGAGTCTGTTG GTACCATGGGGAGCAGACTGCAGAGGATCAAGGTGGAGAACACAGAGGAAAATCGCCGTGCCTTCCGAGAGATCCTCTTTTCTTCGGATGCCTCCATCAATCAGAGCATTGGGGGCGTGATCTTTTTCCATGAGACCCTCTATCAGAAGGACAGCAGTGGAAAGCCATTCCCAGATGTCATCAAAGACAAAGGCATTGTGGTGGGAATAAAG CTAGATAAAGGAACAGCCCCGCTGGCAGGAACAAATGGAGAAACCACCATTCAAG GGCTGGATGGGCTCGCTGAGCGCTGCGCCCAGTATAAGAAGGATGGCGCTGATTTTGGCAAGTGGCGTGCTGTGCTGAAGATCACAGAAACAACTCCCTCCACTCTAGCCATCCAGGAGAATGCCAACACGCTGGCACGCTATGCCAGCATCTGCCAGCAG CATGGGTTGGTGCCCATTGTAGAACCGGAGGTCCTACCCGATGGAGAGCATGACCTCCAGCGCTGTCAGTATGTTACAGAGAAG GTCCTGGCTACTGTCTACAAAGCCCTGAATGATCATCATGTCTACCTGGAGGGAACACTGCTGAAACCGAATATGGTGACTGCTGGGCATTCCTGCCCCAAGAAGTACACCCCTCAGGAGGTAGCCATGGCAACAGTCACTGCCCTCGATCGCACTGTTCCTGCCGCTGTTCCTG gAATCTGCTTCCTGTCTGGAGGCCAAAGTGAAGAGGAAGCTTCTCTCAACCTCAGTGCCATCAACCAGTGTTCTTTGCCCAAACCCTGGAAGCTGACCTTCTCATATGGACGGGCTCTGCAGGCATCAGCACTTGCTGCTTGGGCTGGCAAACCTGAGAACAAGAAGGCTACGCAGGAGGCATTTTGCAAACGGGCACAG attaACGGGTTAGCATCCAAAGGACAATATATTGTCTCTGGGAAGAGTGATGGAGCTGCGAAACAGTCCCTTTTTACTGCCAGCTACACATATTAG